The Prochlorococcus marinus str. MIT 9301 genome window below encodes:
- a CDS encoding D-alanine--D-alanine ligase family protein, producing the protein MIGEKKKCIGLIFGGHSNEHEVSISSAKTVFKAFKAQINRERFTVKAFYINKYGDWLDSDISEKILTGEIENYKTKKQEIFNQEKINFLDGIEFQNIDVWFPLLHGFNGEDGSIHGLIRFTKKPLVGCGIIGSALGMDKILMKTIFSNHKLPQVNYLVFQNEDLNDKQVKNKIINEILKKLKFPVFVKPSNSGSSLGISKVKNESEILLALEKAWGIDPRILIEEGLEVREIECGIIGNSKLITSEIGEVNYESDWYDYDSKYHSNNKIIIPAEIDSKITNEIKEIAIKSCRALNIFGFARVDFFLEKSSNKILLNEINTIPGFTKNSMFPMLWEASGLKIEQLVAKLVDISLDL; encoded by the coding sequence ATGATCGGGGAAAAGAAAAAATGTATTGGGTTAATATTTGGCGGGCATTCCAATGAACATGAAGTATCGATATCCTCTGCAAAAACAGTTTTTAAAGCATTTAAAGCACAAATAAATAGAGAACGCTTTACAGTTAAAGCCTTTTACATAAACAAATATGGAGATTGGCTTGATAGTGATATTTCAGAAAAAATCCTAACTGGTGAAATTGAAAACTATAAAACAAAAAAACAAGAAATTTTTAATCAAGAAAAAATTAACTTCCTTGACGGAATAGAATTTCAAAATATTGATGTTTGGTTTCCTCTTTTACATGGATTTAATGGTGAAGACGGATCAATTCATGGCTTAATTAGATTTACAAAGAAACCTTTAGTCGGGTGCGGAATTATTGGCTCTGCACTTGGAATGGATAAAATATTGATGAAAACAATTTTCTCAAATCATAAACTGCCACAAGTTAATTACCTAGTTTTTCAAAATGAAGATCTCAACGATAAACAAGTAAAAAATAAAATTATTAATGAAATTTTAAAAAAATTAAAATTTCCTGTTTTTGTTAAACCATCGAACTCTGGATCATCTCTTGGCATCTCCAAAGTCAAAAATGAATCGGAAATATTACTAGCATTAGAAAAGGCTTGGGGAATTGATCCAAGAATCTTAATAGAGGAAGGTTTAGAGGTAAGGGAAATTGAATGCGGAATAATTGGGAATTCAAAACTCATAACCTCTGAAATAGGCGAGGTAAATTACGAAAGTGATTGGTATGATTACGATTCAAAATATCACTCAAATAATAAAATAATTATCCCAGCCGAAATAGATTCTAAAATCACAAACGAAATTAAAGAAATTGCTATTAAAAGTTGTAGAGCACTAAATATTTTCGGTTTTGCAAGAGTAGATTTCTTTTTAGAAAAATCTTCAAATAAAATTTTACTAAATGAAATAAATACAATTCCTGGTTTTACAAAAAACAGTATGTTTCCAATGCTTTGGGAAGCTTCAGGTTTAAAAATTGAACAACTTGTGGCTAAACTGGTAGATATATCTTTAGATTTGTAA
- a CDS encoding cell division protein FtsQ/DivIB produces MKNKKGIKNRSFFFLISFLFLTSLLSIKTLKKVDTQDIRISGSELFAQNDVIQNSSLNFPIRLIFVETNLLEKELKQNLSLKNVSVSRELFPFGLKVQINSRTPIAYGERILNDEKILGFIDKDGIFINKQNVDEKNLKKLTIKVFGWKEKFKKILSEIFIAIDNYELEIVKITFSSDGFLTVEEKDLKTIFLGLKPNLINNQFQKINYLKNEFKKNNFSKKIDNIDLTNPDKPKIKVFKP; encoded by the coding sequence GTGAAAAACAAAAAAGGAATCAAAAATAGAAGCTTTTTTTTTCTAATTTCATTTTTATTTTTAACAAGCTTATTAAGCATAAAAACACTCAAAAAAGTTGATACTCAGGACATTAGGATTTCTGGTAGTGAATTATTTGCGCAAAATGATGTGATACAAAATTCATCTTTAAATTTTCCTATCCGATTAATTTTTGTTGAAACTAATTTGCTAGAAAAAGAGTTAAAACAAAATTTATCTCTCAAGAATGTTTCGGTAAGCAGAGAACTATTTCCTTTTGGTTTGAAAGTTCAAATTAATTCAAGAACTCCAATAGCTTACGGTGAGAGAATATTAAACGACGAAAAAATATTAGGCTTCATTGATAAAGATGGAATTTTTATAAATAAACAAAATGTGGATGAAAAAAATTTGAAAAAATTAACCATAAAAGTTTTTGGTTGGAAAGAAAAATTTAAAAAAATATTATCTGAAATTTTTATTGCCATAGATAATTATGAATTAGAGATAGTTAAAATAACTTTTTCATCCGATGGGTTTCTAACTGTTGAGGAAAAAGATTTAAAAACAATATTCTTAGGATTAAAGCCAAATTTAATCAACAATCAATTTCAAAAAATCAATTATCTTAAAAATGAATTTAAGAAAAATAACTTTTCAAAAAAAATAGATAATATTGATCTTACTAATCCAGATAAACCAAAAATAAAAGTGTTCAAACCCTAA